In the genome of Bremerella sp. P1, the window CACAGCAGCGTAGTTTCTCTCCACGACAGATTCGCCTAGCTTTGCGTAAGTACCAGAGATGGCATGCTTGATCTGGTCAATAGCTTCAGCGGTAGGCATCAAGTCCGTTAACGCGAAGAAGCAGGTTTGCATCACCGTGTTGATACGTCCACCAAGTCCGGCTTCGCGCGCTACGCGGTAACCGTCAATCGCGTACAGCTTAAGATTCTTATCAATGATTTGGCTCTGAACTTCCGACGGCAAATGTTCCCAGACGCGTTCTGGAGCGTGGGGAGTACACAAAAGGAACGTGCCTCTGTCGGCGATGCGTTCTAAGACATCCATGCGGTGTAGCAGTTCTTCCTGGTGACAAGCGACGAACTGAGCCTTTTGGATCAAATAGCTCGAAGCAATGGGGCGAGGGCTAAAACGCACGTGAGAAACGGTCGTCGAACCAGACTTTTTCGAGTCGTAGACGAAATAGCCTTGGCCATAGAGCGAGGTCGATTCGCCGACGATCTTGACGGTATTTTTATTCGCCCCTACCGTTCCATCGCTTCCAAGCCCGTAGAAAATGGCTCGAAAGATGTCGTCAGTTTCGTCGCCGAGTTCGGGATCCCACTTTAAGCTTAGGTGCGTGACATCGTCGTGAATGCCGATGGTGAACTTGCGTTTGGGCTCTTGTCGATCCAACTCGTCGAAGATGGCTTTTGCCATCGCTGGAGTAAACTCTTTAGAGGACAAGCCATACCGCCCCCCAATCACTACCGGCAAAGCGGAACTGTGCCATGCCTCACAGAGGCTGGTAACGACGTCTTGATAGAGCGGTTCGCCTGCTGATCCCGGCTCTTTGGTCCGGTCGAGCACAGCGATCCGCCGCGTCGTCATCGGAAGTGCCTTTACGAACGACTCGGCATCCCATGGGCGAAACAGTCGGACTTTTAGGACTCCATTCTTACTGCCGGTAGCTACTTCGTCGGCGACGACTTCTTCGACGGCTCCGCACCCTGATCCCATTAGGACGATAACCGAGTGTGCATCCTTTGCGCCGACATATTCGAACGGCTGGTATCTGCGACCGGTGTAAGTGGCAAATTCATCCATGGTTTGTTGGACGATGGATGGGGTTGCCGTGTAGAACGGATTGATTGCCTCGCGTGCCTGAAAGAAGACATCGGGATTTTGGGCTGTCCCACGTAGAACAGGTCTTTCAGGGTCAAGCGACCGACGGCGATGTTCCGCAACTAGTCGGTCGTCGATCATTTCTCGAATCGTTTCCGTTGGGATGGACTCGATCTTGTTGATCTCATGAGATGTCCGGAAACCATCAAAGAAATGGACAAAGGGAATGCGACTCTTTAGGGTGGCTGCCTGGGCAATAAGCGCGAAGTCGTGAACCTCCTGGACAGAGCTGGCACATAGCATTGCCCATCCTGTCCCGCGGACTGCCATCACATCGCTGTGGTCGCCGAAGATGGAGAGTGCATGGGTTGCAACGGTGCGAGAAGCTACGTGAAACACCGCCGGTGTTAATTCCCCCGCGATCTTGTACATGTTCGGGATCATCAACAACAAGCCCTGCGACGCGGTAAACGTCGTTGCCAGGGCTCCAGCCTGTAGGGCGCCGTGGACACTTCCTGCCGCTCCTCCTTCACTCTGCATTTCGATGACACGCGGAATAGCATCAAAAATGTTCTTCCGCTGACTCCCCGTCCAGGCATCAGCCAATTCTCCCATGGGCGACGCGGGTGTAATCGGATAGATGGCGACTACTTCGTTCGTAAGATAGGCAACCTCAGCCGCTGCATGATTACCATCCCACGTAACGTACTTGGTCAGACGTTTATTCTCGGTAATCATGGCTGAGCCTTTCTTAGGACTTGAATGAATCAAAACTAAGACGAAATGCCCTCCGGACGTAACTTGGAGGTGGACTGTTAAACGTTTGCGAGATCCTTTTCGAGTTTCAAAATGTCGAGCGTTGTCTTAAGAACTGCATCGGGATTGAGGGATATGCTATCGATCCCCTGTTCGACTAGAAATTGGGCGAATTCAGGATAGTCACTGGGAGCCTGGCCACAGATGCCGATCTTTCGTCCGGCTTGTTTTGCGGCCTGAATCGCACTAGCGATTGCACGAGTGACTGCCGCATTGCGTTCGTCAAATACGTGAGCGACGATCTCGGATTCGCGGTCGACACCCAGGGTGAGCTGCGTCAGGTCATTTGACCCGATAGAGAATCCATCGAAAATCTCAGCAAATTCTGCTGCGCACCAGACGTTACTGGGCAGTTCGCACATGACGTAGACTTCCAGTCCATTCTCACCACGCGTGAGCCCATACTGCTTCATCACCTCGAACACATTTCGCCCCTCTTTAACGGTGCGACAGAAGGGAATCATCAATTTGACGTTCGTGAACCCCATCTCTTCGCGGACCTTACGCATCGCGATGCATTCCAGGCCAAACGCTTCTCGGTAACGTGGGTCGTAATAGCGAGATGCCCCGCGGAATCCGATCATGGGGTTTTCCTCATGTGGTTCGAAAGGCGCACCTCCGAGCAGATTGGCATATTCGTTTGTTTTGAAATCACTCATCCGGACGATCACATCGTTCGGGTAAAATGCGGCGGCGATTTGTCCCACACCCGCAGCCAGCGTATCTACGAAGAACTGTGGCTTGTCCTCGTAGCCGGCGGTGAACTTAGCGATCTGTTGTTTGGCCTCCGGATCTTCGAGCTCATCGAACTGAAGCAAGGCCTGTGGATGGATCTGAATCGAGTTATTGATGATGAACTCCATGCGAGCCAATCCAACACCGTCGTTAGGGATCTGAGCCAACCGAAACGCTTCGTCGGGATTAGCGACGTTCATCATGATATGGGTCCTGGGACGAGCCAAATCGCCAAGATCAACGCGTTGCACTTCAAAGTCGAGCTGGCCGTCGTATACGTACCCGGCATCTCCTTCGGCACAACTAACCGTTACCGACTTGCCGTTGGTAAGGATCTCGGTTGCATCGGCGGCCCCTACGATGGCCGGCAAGCCGAGTTCCCGGCTCACGATCGCTGCGTGGCAGGTTCGACCCCCGCGATTAGTGACGATAGCCGCTGCCTTTTTCATGATGGGTTCCCAATCGGGATCTGTCTTGTCGGTCACCAAGACTTCACCCTCTTGGAATAGTTCCAGCTGCTGGGCATCCTTGATGACGCGGACAGGACCTGCGGCGATTCGCTCGCCGACACTTCGTCCTGTAACCAGTCGCTTTCCCTTTTCTTTCAGGCGGAAGGTCTCTAGGATCTTCCCAGTTCGCTGAGATTGGACGGTTTCAGGGCGAGCCTGCACGATGAACAACTCGCCAGTGATTCCATCTTTGGCCCATTCCATATCCATAGGCGTTGGGCGGCCGCGCTTCTTGCTGTAGTGATCTTCGATGACAGCCGCCCAACGAGCCAATTGCAGAATCTCGTCCTCGTTGAGAGCAAATCGTGCTCGGTCGTCTGGAGGAACGGGAATATTTCGGGTCATACGACTTCCACCGATGTCGTAGACGAGTTTGAACTCTTTGGTCCCCAGGTGTTTTTTGAGGATTGGTCGAAAGCCTCGTTTAAGTGTCGGCTTGAAGACATAGTATTCATCCGGACTGATCGACCCCTGAACTACGTTTTCTCCCAAACCGTAGGCGGCGTTGATCAGAACGGCATCCTTAAATCCTGTCTCGGTATCAATGGAAAACATGACACCTGAGGTCGCGAGATCAGATCGGACCATTTGTTGTACGCCGATGGAAAGCGCGATCTTAGTATGATCAAATCCCTTATCAGCCCGATACGAAATGGCCCGGTCGGTAAACAGGGAGGCAAAGCAGCGTCGGCATGAGTCGAGAAGTTGTCCATGCCCGCGCACGTTTAAATAGGTTTCTTGCTGACCGGCAAAGCTGGCGTCAGGTAAATCCTCGGCGGTAGCACTCGAGCGTACGGCTACATCCGGTGCGTGCGATCGACACAGATTGTCATAGGCATCACAAATCTCCTTTTCCAATCTTTCAGGGAAAGAAGCGGACTGAATCGCGTGACGAATGCGACTTCCGCAATCGCGTAGGTTCTCGATATCGCTCGTGTCGAGATCACGCAGAACCTCTTTAAGCTTCCGATCGAGACCCGCCGCGTGAAGGAAAAGACGATAGGCGTCCGCGGTGATTGCGAATCCGTTAGGGACCGCAATACCTTCCGATTGAAGTTCCCCGTACATTTCCCCAAGTGAGGCATTCTTGCCGCCAACGATCGGAATGTCGTCGATGCCTATCTCGTTAAACCACAGGGTGAACTCAGTTTTGGTGGAAATGGACATGATGGGAGCTCGACTTATTCAAGGTGTTTACCAGTACTTTTCAATATGAATATTGCCCGGCAGCCGTGGCTGATCGAGCCGGAATCCTTGTTGCTCAAGGATCTCTACCATTCCGACAGGTTTGGGATAAATGCGTGGGACCTGCTGAAGCGACTTGGGTACTCCAATCATGGCAGGGTTGCCACATAGGTAGACATGACTTGTCTCAGGAGTCGGTTGCGACTGCTGGGTAACAATCGATTCCCAATTTCGAAACACATCTTGGACGTAACTCTTCCCGATGTAGTCGGAACGATGGGGAGAGATATTCTCCGGTTCGCGTGTTGTTAAGGGAACGTAGCGATAGTTGGGGAACCGCCGCTCCAATTCCTGATGCTGCTGTAAGTAGCCTAGATCTTTTCGTTGGCGTACACAGACCAAACTAGTGATTGGGCCTTGGTGCCCTTGCGATAGGAGTTCGGCAATCATCACGTTATGAGGAGCCTCGCCAGTTCCCGTCGCAACGAAAACCAAGTGGTCTTCTGTGCCGTGGGGACGCAATGTGTAGTTGCCGCGAGGGTGTTTGCCTATCCACAGACGATCTCCAACTTTCAAGTGAAACAATCGTGGCGTCAGCGAAGGTGGATGTGGCCGGGAATGAGATACGAGCGTAATGTAAAACTCTAAGTAAGGGAGGTCACTTGCTCGAACGAGTTGCCCCGCCTTGTTGAGGACGGGGCAGCTGATCGAATAAGCTCGCTGGATCATATGTCCGCGCTCTTCGGGCTCGGCGTTCTCGAGGCTATCGCCGGTTTCCCAGGTTCCCAGTCCCAAACCAATATATTGCCCTGGCAAGAAAGAAAGTGGGGCTGCGTCTGGCACGATTCGCAAGACTCTCAGGCTCTCGTGAAGGGGAACGATCTCAGTAACGTGGGCGTTATAGAGACTCTCCCGAACCATATCAGTCTTTTCGTTCGATTTCATAGGCGTTGTCATGGCAGCGTCCTACTATCAGCTCGGTTGAGAGAAAGTCTGTTAGAAAGACGAAGCAAAGCGAGGGCCATTTCGGCGCGATTTCTGCATTGGTTTCTATCGCCCGGAAAAGACCGGCAAAAAGTCACTAAATACAGCTCCTGGAAACTGCAAAAGGTCGACTTTGCACGGTGTCGAAACCGCACAGGTGTGCTATATCGCTCACCGGTTACTTTCCTCCAATGTCGGAGAGCGTGATTTTCCTTGACGCAAGGAATCGCACTGCTTTAAGGTCGATGTAGCTAGCTGAATCGCGATCTAGTGGAATTATGAGTGCTCGTATGCAAATTCTTTCCGTCGGTAGTTCTCACAGTGATGACCAGGTCGGTTGGCTAGTTGCCGATTTGTTGCGCGAGAGGGGCTTCGAGCAGATTCATATCGTTCACAACGTTGACGAGTTATTGTGGTACCTAACGCCCGATTCCCCTTCGATCATTGTGGATGCATGCCAAAGCGGTTCACCGGTGGGAACGCAGTTCCGTTTTGAATGGCCAGATCCCGCTATCGATTTACAAATTGGCAGAACGTCGCATGGAATCAATATTCCTTACGCTTTGCGACTCGCGGAAGTGTTAGGGAAACTGCCTAGAGAGGTCATCGTATTTGCGATCGAGATCCGATCCTCGTATTCCACGGAACCTATGGCGGTGGAAGTGATCACCGCCGCTCACGGGCTGGCAGATCGCATCGAATTGGAAATAGCTGCGCAGGGAGGAAGCAATCGATGCATGAACGATCTTTAGTGAATGCTTTGCTGAGCCAGATAAGCGGAATTGCAAGTTCTTATCCAACGTCGCGTGTGTCGGGCATTCGCATCAGTATTGGCCGGTTTTCAGGTGTCGAGCCGGACCTTTTTCGAATGGCGCTAGAGGAGATGCTGCCTGAGTCCCCTTATCGAGGTGCTGAGATCGACATGAAGGTAGTCGAAATTGAAGCTCTGTGCTCCCAATGCGAACATCAATTTCCGGTAACGGCGTTTTGCTTCACTTGCCCACTTTGCGGCTGTCAGCGCACGAGTATTGTCCAGGGCGAAGAACTTGTGCTGGATAGCCTCGTGCTTCAGGAGGAATCGTCATGTCCAACGTCGAACTAAGAGAAGCGATTCGAGGTGTCGATTGTTTTCAAGGAATTCATGAGGATGACTTGGAGCAAGTCGCTAAGATGGGACACGCAATGGATGTTGCGGCAAACGAAACTGTGTTTCGAGAAGGGGATCCGGCAGTCAGTTCCTATGTGGTTGTCTCGGGAACCCTTTCGCTGGAAGTCTGTGCTCCGGGAGTCGGCTGCCGACGCATCTCGACTATCCGCGACCAGGAGTTCCTAGGGTGGTCGCCGGTACTGGATAATTTCCACCTGACCGTTACCGCACGTACAGTGACCGCTACCCAATTGATTGAGTTTCCCAAGGACGAGTTGCTCGCGCTGTGCGATCGCAGCCCGCATTTTGGCTATGTGTTTATGCGTGGTGTTGCCCAAACTCTCGCGAGACGTCTCAGTGCAGCGCGAATGCAGTTGCTGGACTTGTTCGGGGACGAAGCCGAAACGAACACAGCCGACGGATAATGTGATTCATGGACCCCATGCAGCAGGACAACTCGTTGCCTACGCAGCCCGGCATGCTCGTGCGAATCGCTAAGGAGCAACTCGAGGCGATTATCCATGCGTTTCGTGTTCGAGGTTACCGAGCGATTCTCCCAAAAGTCGCAGGTGGAGCGGTAATCTACGAAGACGCTGAGGATATCACCCAATTGCCAATCGGTGTGCTAGACGAGCAAGAGGGAGGTACGTATCGCCTAAAGCGCAGTTCTCGGGACGGGTACTTCGACTATGTAGTTGGTCCTCATTCGGTAAAGCGATATCTGTTTCCCCCGACGGAAACGGTGCTACGTTCAGATCGTGTCGGGGGAACTTGGCGGTTTGAAGCTCCCGAACCAGAAAGCGAGCCCACCGTGATTGTGGGGGTTCGATCTTGTGACCTACACGCTATCGCGATTCAGGACCAAGTGTTCCTCGAAGGCCCCTACGTCGATCAGGGCTACAAAGCTCGCCGTGAAAACCTAGCCTTGGTGGCGGTCAACTGTCGCCGGGCAGCCGCTACCTGCTTTTGTCACTCAATGGGATCCGGTCCGGCCGTGACGAGGGGCTTCGATCTGGCGTTGACGGAAATGGACGAGTCTTTTGTTGTAGAAATCGGCACAGACCTGGGTAGCGAAATCATGGCTGCGTGTCAGTGGTCAGGCTTGACGGAGAGTGAAGCGAAAGCTGTTCGGGAAATTCCTGCCCAGTTACGTAAGAAGATGGAAGAAGGCGGGCGAGGCTATGGAGACGAAGAAGATCCGCACGTTGGCAGTCCCGACCGCAAACTCGATACGGAAGGGATTCGCGATCTACTGGTCAATAATTTAGAGCATCGCGAGTGGGAGAGTGTCGCTCAGCGATGTCTTTCTTGCGCGAATTGTACACTCGTTTGCCCGACCTGTTTTTGTTCATCAATTGAAGACGTAACGGATCTGACCGGCGAACATGTTGAGCGAGAGCGTACGTGGGGATCCTGCTTCACAGCCGAACATTCCTACATGAACTCCGGATCTGTAAGAAACTCAATCCGCTCGAGATATCGACAGTGGTTGGTACACAAGCTGGCTACATGGATCGATCAATTCGATACCTCTGGCTGCGTCGGGTGTGGTCGCTGTATTACGTGGTGCCCTGTCGGAATTGATCTCACTGAGGAAGTCGCCGCGATTCGGGGGGATCAGTGATGAGCACCGAACCTCAGCCGCTACGAGTTGCGAATTGCTGGCAGCCACAATCGATGTGCATTCAGGAGATCGTTGCCGAAATCCCGAATGTCTGGACACTTCATTTGACATCGAAAGGGAGAGATACGCGTTTGTTCCAGCCAGGACAGTTCAACATGCTATACGTTCCTGGTTTTGGCGAAGCGGCTATTTCAATCAGCTCAGGCACGGATGAATTTCCTCGCCTCGGGCACACGTTTCGGGTTGTCGGTGATGTGACCGGTGCCCTCTCAACTCTTAAGGAAGGTGACCAGATCGGCGTTCGTGGCCCTTTTGGAAATCCTTGGCCGTTAGAAGAGTTACAGGGCAAGCATGTCATTATGGTGGCCGGAGGAATCGGCTTGGCGCCACTAAGACCATTGATCGTGCATTTGCTTGAGCATCGTTCCGACTACAAATCATTGAAATTGATTTATGGTGCTAAATTGCCGAATGAGCTGCTCTTTCGGAGAGAGTTCGCCAAGTGGAAGGAAGGAGGTCTAGACCTGGAGGAGACTGTCGACCGAGGAACACTGCAGTGGTCAGGACACATCGGCGTAGTTACCGAAGTCATGCGGCCATTTAGCGGTGATCTTGAACAAACCAGGCTCTTGGCATGTGGACCGGAAATCATGATGCGGTTCGTCGCACGCGAGGCGATGTCGATGAGGATTTCTCCTGCTCATATCTTTCTGTCCCTAGAACGCAACATGAAATGCGCGATGGGGATGTGTGGGGTCTGTCAGTTCGGCCCTGAGTTTGTATGCAAAGACGGGCCAGTGTTCTCCTACGAACGAATCAACTTGTTCTTGCGTTTGGAGGATCTGTGATGACCGACAAGAAGAAGCTGGCGGTATTCAAGTTTGCCTCCTGTGATGGATGTCAGTTGACACTTCTGGACTGCGAAGACGAATTGCTGGCGGTCGCCGAAGCGATCGAGATTGCCCATTTTCTGGAAGCAAGATCACGAAGTTTGGAGGGACCTTACGATATCGGACTGGTCGAAGGGTCCATCACGACACCAGAGGATGTTCAGCGAATTCAAGAGGTCCGCAAAGCATGCAAATTCCTGGTTACTATCGGAGCGTGCGCCACGGCCGGTGGTATCCAGGCTCTCCGAAATTGGGCCGACGTGGATGAGTACGTCCAACACGTCTACGCTCACCCAGAGTATATTTCCACACTAAAGACGAGCACGCCCATATCGGATCACGTCGCGGTCGACTTCGAACTGCGAGGCTGTCCAATCAGTAAATATCAGTTGGTCGAATTACTGTCGGCTCTCGTTCGGGGTAAGAAACCGCAGACACCCACTCACAGTGTGTGTGTCGAGTGTAAGAAACGGGGGACGGTGTGCGTTGCCGTGGCGCAAGGGATTGCCTGCCTGGGGCCACTCACGCAGGCAGGCTGCGGAGATACTCATGAAAACCGTGGTGCGATTTGTCCGGCCTGTAATCGTGAATGCTTTGGCTGTTTCGGTCCACAAGACCAAGTCAACGGAAGTAGTCTCACAGACGCGTATCAGCAGGCGGGGAATGCGCGACTACCCTTGGTTCAATTGACACGGAACTTCAATGGCTACGCTCCCGGATTCCGGGAGACAAGTGAGTCCTTGGAAAAGCAGGATGACTCTACATGAGCACCGAAGAAGAGCCGCATCCGAACGACCGCCGAACGATTGAAGTGAAGGCCATCTCACGTGTAGAAGGAGAAGGACGCCTTCACCTGCGTGTTCAAGGCGATGTTGTGGAACATGTGGAGCTGAATATATACGAGCCTCCAAGATTCTTCGAAAGCTTCTTGCGAGGCCGCCAGGTGCACGAAGTGCCTGATATCACCGCACGTATCTGTGGCATATGCCCGGTTGCTTACCAGATGAGTTCCTGCCATGCGCTGGAAAAGGCGTTGGGGATTTCCATCTCGCCGGAGATACGCCTATTGAGGCGGCTTTTGTACTGTGGGGAATGGATTGAAAGTCACGTTCTTCATATGTTCCTTCTACATGCACCTGACTTCTTGGGATACGAGAGTGGTATCTCGATGGCGGTGGACCACAAAGAGCAGGTTGAACGTGGATTAGAGCTGAAGAAAATTGGTAATCAGCTGCTTGAGACGCTTGGTGGCCGAGCGATTCACCCTGTCAATGTTACCGTGGGTGGATTCTACCGTGCGCCGAGTGTGCGAGAATTGAAGCTGCTACTTCCTCGACTGGAATGGGGATTAAAGACCGCTCTGGAAACCGTGGAATGGGTCAGCAAGTTTGACTTTCCGGACTTTGATTTGGACTACGACCTGGTCTCGTTGCATCATGAGGAAGAGTATCCTTTGAATGAGGGTCAGGTTGCTTCCTCGTCGGGCCTAAAGATTCCAGTGGAGGAGTATGAGACTTACTTTTATGAGCGGCACATAGAACATAGCACGGCGCTTTATAGCGTGAAGGGACCGGATGATCGCTTCTATCTAACAGGTCCGCTGGCGCGACTGAATAATTGCATAGAGATGCTTTCACCTATTTGCCGGAAAGCATTCGACCAAACCGGCTTGATTTTGCCACTGAGGAATAATTTTCAGAGTATCGTGGCCAGGTCGCTGGAAGTTGCCTATGCCTTCGATGAGGCGATCCGAATTGTGAAGGCTTATCAGGCCGAGGTGAGTCCTTCGCGTACTCCTTTTCAGCTTCGGCCTGGAGAAGGTTGCCATGCCACAGAAGCCCCACGTGGGTTGCTCTATCATCGTTACCGCATCGGCGAAGACCATCTGATCGCCGAAGCGAAAATTGTCCCACCAACTTCCCAGAACCAAGGACAGATCGAAACGGACCTACGCGAGTTTCTTCCGCGGATCGTTGACCTGAAAGATGCAGAGATTGCCCAGCGATCTGAACATCTAATCCGCAATTATGATCCCTGTATCAGCTGCGCAACCCACTTTTTGCAGCTTAGCATCGACCGCAAGACGGATTCCCAACCCCATATTGGATAAGGATGAACACCATGTCGACCGAGACGATTTCCGTAAAGCAGGACATTCGGACACTTCGCCAAGCGGCGGCAGCAGCGTTTAAGAAACGGATGCAGGAGCAAGGGACGTGTGTCATCCGCCTTCTATCATCGCCCGGTTCGGGGAAAACAACACTTCTGGAGGAAACCGCAAAGCGTTTACGAGAACATCACAGCGTGGGAATCCTAGTGGGGGATATCGCCACGAATCGTGATGCGGAGCGACTGGCACCTTTGGTGACGACGGCACAAATCACTACCGGTGGCGCCTGTCATTTGGAGTTGCCGCTCGTAGAAAAGATCTTGCCGCAATTGGGTAATCAATCCTTTGAGTTCCTATTCGTCGAAGATGTTGGAAATCTGGTGTGTCCTGCTTCGCACGATCTGGGAGAACATCTTCGGGTGCTTGTGTTGAGCACGACCGAAGGAGACGACAAGCCCGGCAAATACCCAAAGGCATTCCGCACCAGTCAGGCCGTTGTGATTAACAAGACTGACTTGCTTCCTTACGTTCCTTTCTCCGTCGATCGAGCAATGGCCGATGCTCGGGATGTCAGAGGCGATTTAGAGTTCTTTCCGATGTCGGCACTATCGGGAGAAGGGATCGAAGCGTGGTGTGAATATCTAATTGCCCTCCGCGACAAGACGATGGCGGAGGCGACCGGTCCTGTTTCGGACATGGACTAATGTCAAATGCCTAATGCCACCAATCAGACAGAGAACGAAATGTCCTCAGCAATTGCTGAGGGTATTGTTCTTAGCGGTCGCCTTCAGGGGATGGGCGTTCGACCGGCGATTTTTCGATTGGCGACTCAGTTGGGTTTGGTAGGGCACGTACGCAATACGGCGCAAGGTGTTGAGATTCATATTGAGGGATCTCCAAATCAGACGGAGGCATTTAGGCGGCAGTTGCGTGGCTTCCTTCCAGCCGAGGCACAGATCCTTAGCGAGCAGTCCCGCGAAGTTCCACCGATCGGTCGCGCTCGATTCGAGATAGTCCGAGAGAACACGCAAGATTCAATTGTCACAACGGTACCGCTCGATACGGCGGTTTGCCGTGAATGCCTCGATGAGATCTATCAACCGGGAAATCGACGGTTTCTATATCCGTTTAATAGTTGTGCTCGATGCGGTCCACGCTATACCATCATCCGCCAAATGCCGTTTGAGCGCAACGATACAGCGATGGTCGACTTCCCTTGGTGTGAAGATTGTTATGCCGAGTATCGCTCTGCCGACGATCGCCGATTTCATGCCCAAACCATTTCCTGTCCAAAGTGCGGTCCACGTCTGTGGGGCATCTCGGCAGGGAACCGGCGATTTGACGACCAAGAGGAAGTCCTCGACCAGGCTTCCCAGGCAATTCTTCGCGGGCTAATCATCGCACTAAAAGGGCTAGGAGGCTATCAA includes:
- the nifJ gene encoding pyruvate:ferredoxin (flavodoxin) oxidoreductase, with protein sequence MITENKRLTKYVTWDGNHAAAEVAYLTNEVVAIYPITPASPMGELADAWTGSQRKNIFDAIPRVIEMQSEGGAAGSVHGALQAGALATTFTASQGLLLMIPNMYKIAGELTPAVFHVASRTVATHALSIFGDHSDVMAVRGTGWAMLCASSVQEVHDFALIAQAATLKSRIPFVHFFDGFRTSHEINKIESIPTETIREMIDDRLVAEHRRRSLDPERPVLRGTAQNPDVFFQAREAINPFYTATPSIVQQTMDEFATYTGRRYQPFEYVGAKDAHSVIVLMGSGCGAVEEVVADEVATGSKNGVLKVRLFRPWDAESFVKALPMTTRRIAVLDRTKEPGSAGEPLYQDVVTSLCEAWHSSALPVVIGGRYGLSSKEFTPAMAKAIFDELDRQEPKRKFTIGIHDDVTHLSLKWDPELGDETDDIFRAIFYGLGSDGTVGANKNTVKIVGESTSLYGQGYFVYDSKKSGSTTVSHVRFSPRPIASSYLIQKAQFVACHQEELLHRMDVLERIADRGTFLLCTPHAPERVWEHLPSEVQSQIIDKNLKLYAIDGYRVAREAGLGGRINTVMQTCFFALTDLMPTAEAIDQIKHAISGTYAKLGESVVERNYAAVDAALGGLHDIPIPTEKIGDVHRRPPVTIDATDFVQRVTSMIISGKGDLLPVSAMPVDGTFPTGTSRFETRSIAREIPIWDPDICIECGLCALVCPHAAIRMKVFDADYIEEEAPLTFRSKLWPSKDTSAEAMVIQVAPDGCTGCGVCVDVCPARSKEAVRHKAINMCPKEEHLDGERTNFEFYKRLPEMDRRDVKLATVKGSQVILPLFEFSGACAGCGETPYLKLLTQLFGDRLLVANATGCSSIYGGNLPTTPWAHECSGRGPAWSNSLFEDNAEFGLGMRLALDQKRNTAVGLLQQIEKELEQNLVQEVIQAAQTDDEAIHAQRERIGKLRLSLQRMASSASANLLDLLDSLISKSVWIVGGDGWAYDIGFGGLDHVLASGANVNVLVLDTGVYSNTGGQASKATPRAAMAKFAAQGKPNRKKDLGMLAVSYGSVFVAQIAIGANPAQTIRTLIDADSYQGPSLILAYSQCIAHGIDMRTGMSHQKAAVNSGFWPLYHYDPRQAHGDGHPFKLDSRKPSIPLKEFAAQEGRFAMLNQTSQEHAKHLIQLAQQDIDDQWHYYEQMGHIEREMADSEDES
- the ppsA gene encoding phosphoenolpyruvate synthase is translated as MSISTKTEFTLWFNEIGIDDIPIVGGKNASLGEMYGELQSEGIAVPNGFAITADAYRLFLHAAGLDRKLKEVLRDLDTSDIENLRDCGSRIRHAIQSASFPERLEKEICDAYDNLCRSHAPDVAVRSSATAEDLPDASFAGQQETYLNVRGHGQLLDSCRRCFASLFTDRAISYRADKGFDHTKIALSIGVQQMVRSDLATSGVMFSIDTETGFKDAVLINAAYGLGENVVQGSISPDEYYVFKPTLKRGFRPILKKHLGTKEFKLVYDIGGSRMTRNIPVPPDDRARFALNEDEILQLARWAAVIEDHYSKKRGRPTPMDMEWAKDGITGELFIVQARPETVQSQRTGKILETFRLKEKGKRLVTGRSVGERIAAGPVRVIKDAQQLELFQEGEVLVTDKTDPDWEPIMKKAAAIVTNRGGRTCHAAIVSRELGLPAIVGAADATEILTNGKSVTVSCAEGDAGYVYDGQLDFEVQRVDLGDLARPRTHIMMNVANPDEAFRLAQIPNDGVGLARMEFIINNSIQIHPQALLQFDELEDPEAKQQIAKFTAGYEDKPQFFVDTLAAGVGQIAAAFYPNDVIVRMSDFKTNEYANLLGGAPFEPHEENPMIGFRGASRYYDPRYREAFGLECIAMRKVREEMGFTNVKLMIPFCRTVKEGRNVFEVMKQYGLTRGENGLEVYVMCELPSNVWCAAEFAEIFDGFSIGSNDLTQLTLGVDRESEIVAHVFDERNAAVTRAIASAIQAAKQAGRKIGICGQAPSDYPEFAQFLVEQGIDSISLNPDAVLKTTLDILKLEKDLANV
- a CDS encoding ferredoxin--NADP reductase; protein product: MTTPMKSNEKTDMVRESLYNAHVTEIVPLHESLRVLRIVPDAAPLSFLPGQYIGLGLGTWETGDSLENAEPEERGHMIQRAYSISCPVLNKAGQLVRASDLPYLEFYITLVSHSRPHPPSLTPRLFHLKVGDRLWIGKHPRGNYTLRPHGTEDHLVFVATGTGEAPHNVMIAELLSQGHQGPITSLVCVRQRKDLGYLQQHQELERRFPNYRYVPLTTREPENISPHRSDYIGKSYVQDVFRNWESIVTQQSQPTPETSHVYLCGNPAMIGVPKSLQQVPRIYPKPVGMVEILEQQGFRLDQPRLPGNIHIEKYW
- a CDS encoding hydrogenase maturation protease, giving the protein MQILSVGSSHSDDQVGWLVADLLRERGFEQIHIVHNVDELLWYLTPDSPSIIVDACQSGSPVGTQFRFEWPDPAIDLQIGRTSHGINIPYALRLAEVLGKLPREVIVFAIEIRSSYSTEPMAVEVITAAHGLADRIELEIAAQGGSNRCMNDL
- a CDS encoding hydrogenase maturation nickel metallochaperone HypA/HybF, which codes for MHERSLVNALLSQISGIASSYPTSRVSGIRISIGRFSGVEPDLFRMALEEMLPESPYRGAEIDMKVVEIEALCSQCEHQFPVTAFCFTCPLCGCQRTSIVQGEELVLDSLVLQEESSCPTSN
- a CDS encoding Crp/Fnr family transcriptional regulator, which produces MSNVELREAIRGVDCFQGIHEDDLEQVAKMGHAMDVAANETVFREGDPAVSSYVVVSGTLSLEVCAPGVGCRRISTIRDQEFLGWSPVLDNFHLTVTARTVTATQLIEFPKDELLALCDRSPHFGYVFMRGVAQTLARRLSAARMQLLDLFGDEAETNTADG